From Candidatus Poribacteria bacterium, one genomic window encodes:
- a CDS encoding mandelate racemase/muconate lactonizing enzyme family protein translates to MKITDVKTYNLRYPLIEPFANSRGWTSTRTAVVVEIRTDAGITGWGEGVSVPSASAVEAHLIGQSPFETERIWEAMRGDIGALSGIDIALWDIMGKALDMPIYQLLGGAFRLKIPAYASGLFKKDKPDITQALMDEAKGYVDAGFPAVKMKIGFGETYDVKNVAAVRRAIGDDTLFAVDANCGYDVGTAIDVGQKLLDYDLFWYEEPITSDDVVGYREIRHALKVRIAGGEMLKGRWAFRDLLQERGLDIVQPDLSIAGGFTECRKIAAMASANYVRVLPHMWGGSIRLAATLHWQATLPDAPQALNPIPSLLEFDMTENRLRTALAQQPINAVDGYVEVPQAPGLGIDIDRDVLEQF, encoded by the coding sequence ATGAAAATCACCGACGTTAAAACTTACAACTTACGCTATCCACTCATTGAACCCTTCGCGAATTCGCGCGGCTGGACGAGCACGCGAACCGCCGTCGTTGTCGAAATTCGCACAGATGCCGGCATTACCGGTTGGGGTGAAGGCGTGAGCGTTCCGTCCGCCTCAGCAGTTGAAGCACACCTGATCGGACAATCGCCTTTTGAAACGGAACGGATTTGGGAGGCGATGCGTGGCGATATCGGCGCGCTAAGCGGGATCGATATCGCACTCTGGGACATCATGGGCAAGGCACTGGATATGCCGATCTATCAACTCCTCGGCGGCGCGTTCCGATTGAAAATTCCGGCTTACGCCAGCGGACTCTTCAAAAAAGACAAACCCGACATAACCCAAGCCCTGATGGACGAAGCGAAAGGCTATGTCGATGCAGGGTTCCCCGCTGTCAAGATGAAGATCGGTTTCGGTGAGACTTACGATGTGAAAAACGTCGCCGCGGTTCGGCGCGCCATTGGGGACGATACCCTCTTCGCCGTTGACGCAAATTGTGGCTACGATGTCGGGACTGCAATTGATGTCGGACAGAAACTTCTCGACTACGACCTCTTCTGGTATGAGGAGCCGATTACCAGTGATGATGTGGTCGGCTATCGGGAAATCCGGCACGCACTGAAGGTGAGAATCGCCGGCGGCGAGATGCTGAAGGGACGCTGGGCGTTCCGAGACCTACTACAGGAACGCGGGTTGGATATCGTGCAGCCCGATCTGAGTATTGCGGGCGGTTTTACGGAGTGCCGAAAAATCGCTGCGATGGCGAGTGCGAACTACGTTCGGGTGTTGCCCCACATGTGGGGCGGTAGTATCCGCCTCGCGGCGACGTTGCACTGGCAAGCCACGCTCCCAGATGCCCCGCAAGCCCTTAACCCGATCCCCTCACTGTTGGAATTCGATATGACCGAAAACCGTCTCCGCACGGCGTTGGCACAGCAACCGATAAATGCCGTCGATGGATACGTTGAGGTTCCGCAGGCACCCGGATTGGGTATTGACATCGACCGAGACGTATTAGAACAATTTTAA